A DNA window from Gigantopelta aegis isolate Gae_Host chromosome 4, Gae_host_genome, whole genome shotgun sequence contains the following coding sequences:
- the LOC121371499 gene encoding nuclear RNA export factor 1-like, giving the protein MSSLTVTAGRDGSRSFGGHDDRWSGKQRNQRRGRGKSYYSRGSYNRGGNKGPRGGGVNPRSRFTDEDDDVNMDSSSGHINRRFDPYGQGGGWNRRNRGRGSFKGGRYHGDFQSHKDTGAMQRMGLPVSRQNQWYKITIPHGKKTGKDEILKLINSVIGAPFQPVYFHYQNKDALFYVKDWDQATALRRTSKMITLPSGFKMIVVVSPCSPPVIPMDKESIEKLQKRMSERYDPASKCLDLSSLYQDEVLSASGLYLALNRANTMSNVVKIIQENIPELVGLDLSSNRLLSLSHMTDLVSAAPFVTKLNIGKNQLRSIEELQKIEGWKLLQLVLDGNDLCDRYKERSEYISMVRKRFPKVINLDGHELPPPITFDLETTTVIPPSKGSYFMNDEVKTIVVKFLKEYYTIYDSDNRQPLFEAYHEQAVFCIATAYNGTLDYKQPSLTDYLQESRNIFRVKDTARREKSIKNGRLPVVSQLCLLPKTTHDPNSFVVDINIVRPTLLSFSLTGIFKETESKSDKPPIRAFNRLFVTVPCGSGMVITNDVLTITNASPEQSQSAFKSTGPTPSSSPVSSAPPAVPSTSLSPIPGTSAVPNKEMIQRFSAESGMNAEWSHKCLEENGWNYKKAALVFTELHSQGKIPQDAFVK; this is encoded by the exons GTCATGATGACAGGTGGTCAGGCAAACAGAGAAATCAAAGACGTGGAAGAGGAAAGTCCTATTACAGCAGAG GAAGCTATAACAGAGGCGGTAATAAAGGTCCCAGGGGTGGCGGTGTTAACCCTCGTTCAAGATTCACAGATGAAGATGACGATGTCAACATGGATTCATCCAGTGGACATATCAACAGGAGATT tgATCCATATGGCCAAGGTGGTGGCTGGAACAGGCGAAACAGAGGACGGGGCAGTTTTAAAGGAGGCAGATACCATGGTGATTTCCAGAGTCATA AAGACACTGGTGCAATGCAAAGAATGGGTTTACCGGTCAGCAGACAGAACCAGTGGTACAAAATAACG ATACCTCACGGCAAGAAAACGGGAAAAGATGAGATTCTGAAACTGATTAATTCTGTCATTGGTGCACCCTTTCAGCCTGTTTAT tttcACTATCAGAATAAGGACGCCTTGTTTTATGTGAAAGATTGGGACCAAGCAACAGCACTGAGACGCACGAGCAAGATGATCACATTGCCGTCAGGCTTTAAG ATGATTGTTGTGGTTTCGCCATGTAGCCCTCCAGTAATACCAATGGACAAAGAAAGCATTGAAAAACTGCAG AAGAGAATGAGTGAACGATATGACCCTGCGTCTAAGTGTTTGGATCTCAGTTCACTCTACCAAGATGAAG taTTGAGTGCTAGTGGTCTGTATTTAGCCCTGAATCGAGCCAACACAATGTCAAATGTGGTGAAAATTATTCAGGAAAATATCCCAGAG CTTGTTGGTTTGGATCTGAGCAGTAATCGTCTTCTGTCACTGAGTCACATGACAGATTTGGTTTCAGCTGCGCCATTTGTAACCAAATTAAACATTGGAAAAAATCAG TTGCGGTCGATTGAGGAACTTCAGAAGATTGAAGGATGGAAGTTGTTACAGCTCGTCTTGGATGGCAATGATTTGTGTGACCGCTATAAAGAGCGGTCTGAGTACATTAG CATGGTTCGAAAGAGGTTTCCTAAAGTTATCAATCTG GATGGGCATGAACTTCCACCACCTATAACATTTGACCTGGAAACGACGACAGTTATACCTCCATCAAAG GGAAGTTACTTCATGAATGACGAAGTGAAGACAATTGTGGTGAAGTTTCTCAAAGAATACTACACGATCTATGATTCAGATAACAGGCAGCCACTGTTTGAGGCCTATCATGAACAG GCTGTGTTCTGTATAGCAACTGCATACAATGGCACTTTGGATTACAA GCAGCCATCACTGACAGATTATTTGCAAGAAAGCCGAAATATCTTTCGAGTAAAGGACACAG CACGTCGCGAGAAATCAATAAAGAATGGACGCCTGCCTGTTGTATCCCAACTTTGTCTGCTACCCAAGACCACACACGATCCAAACTCTTTTGTTGTTGACATTAATATAGTCAGA ccAACTTTGTTGAGCTTTAGCTTGACAGGaatatttaaagaaa ctGAAAGCAAATCTGACAAGCCACCGATACGAGCATTCAACAGACTGTTTGTCACAGTGCCTTGCGGATCAGG GATGGTTATCACCAATGATGTATTAACGATCACCAATGCATCACCGGAACAATCACAG tcaGCATTCAAAAGTACCGGTCCCACCCCCTCTTCCAGTCCCGTGTCGAGTGCCCCACCTGCCGTTCCATCGACTAGCTTGTCACCTATACCTGGGACGAGTGCTGTACCCAACAAAGAGATGATTCAACGCTTTTCTGCCGAATCAGGGATGAATGCAGAGTGGTCGCACAA atgCCTTGAGGAAAATGGATGGAACTATAAAAAAGCTGCTCTGGTGTTTACTGAATTGCAT TCCCAAGGAAAAATTCCTCAAGATGCTTTTGTGAAGTGA